CGACGAGCGCCGCCGCGGCGATGACGGGCGAAAGGCCCTTGGTGAGGGTGTTGTGCATGGAAAGTGGCCTCCGGTGCCGAGAGGGGAGAGAAAGGACTTACTCGATCACGGCCATGGGGGCATGACCCGCTTGGCCTCGGTGTTTCTGCTTGACCAGGAAGAGGGCGGGGATGGCCCCCGCGAACATGACGATCCCCGAGATCCAGAAGGTGTCCTGGAAGGCGAGGACGGCTGCTTGTTTGCTCGCGAGCATGCCGATCACGGCGCCGGCCTGCTGCTGGGCGACGAGCGCGTTCGAGCCGTGGCTCATCATCAGGCCCTTGAGGGCGCCGACGGCGTGCCCCGCCAGGCCGTTGCGGGCCGCGTCCTGGCCGATGATCGCCGTGTGGAAGGCCGTGCGCTGGCTCAGGATGGTGGCGAGGATCGCGATGCCGAAGCTGCCGCCGATCTGGCGCGTGACGTTGAAGAGGCCCGAGGCCTGCCCGATCTTCTGGATGGGGACCGCCCCGAGGGCGGTCTGGTTCATGCTGGGGAAGGCGAGCCCCATGCCGATGCCGCGCAGGATGGTCCACCCGTAGATGGTCGCAAGAGGGGTCTCGGGGGTCATGTGGGACTGGAGGATCAGCGAGAGGCCCATCAGGCCGAGGCCACCGATCAGCGGGACCCGTGGGTCCAGCCGGTTGGAGAGAATGCCCGCGATCGGCATCATGAGGCCGACGGTGAGGCCGGAAGGCAGCATGATGAGGCCCGTCTTGACCGCGTCGTAGCCCATGACGGTCTGCAGGAAGACCGGCAGCAGGAACATTCCCCCGAACAGCCCGACGCCCATCACCACCGAGGCGACGGTGCCCGCGCTGTAGGTGAAGTTGCTGAACAGGCGAAGGTCGATGAGGGGCTCCTTGCGCCACAGCTCGACGACCAGGAAGATCCCGAAGCTGACGGCGGCTACCGCGAACAGGCCAAGGATGTAGGGGCTGTCCCAGCCCTTGGAGTGGCCGTCGCTGACCCCCACCAGGAAGGCCGAGAGGAAGACCGCCATCGAGACGAAGCCCCAGACGTCCATCTTGACGTTCTTGAGCACGGTCTCGCGCAGGACCGAGGCGGCCATGAAGGTCGCGATCAAGCCGGGGATGAGGTTGACGTAGAAGATCCAGCGCCAGTTGATGTACTCGACCAGGTAGCCCCCCAGGGTGGGCCCCAGAGTGGGGGCGAGCATGGCGCCGATCCCCACGATGGCCATGGACATGCCGCGCTTCTCCGGGGGGAAGGCCTCGAAGACGATGGCCTGCCCGACGGGCTGGATGGCGCCGCCCGCGATCCCCTGGAGGATCCGGAAGAAGATCAGGCTCTCGGCGCTCCAGGCGGCCCCGCACAGCATGGAGGTGACGGTGAACAGGAAGATGGCGATGG
This DNA window, taken from Pantanalinema sp., encodes the following:
- a CDS encoding DHA2 family efflux MFS transporter permease subunit — its product is MAVTTQRRGLPNPFAHLITDQNYMWWAALPVIMGMFIVIIDSSIVNVALPHIMAAFGSNVDDIEWISTGYMLAAAAMMPTTGFLADRIGRKKLYAIAIFLFTVTSMLCGAAWSAESLIFFRILQGIAGGAIQPVGQAIVFEAFPPEKRGMSMAIVGIGAMLAPTLGPTLGGYLVEYINWRWIFYVNLIPGLIATFMAASVLRETVLKNVKMDVWGFVSMAVFLSAFLVGVSDGHSKGWDSPYILGLFAVAAVSFGIFLVVELWRKEPLIDLRLFSNFTYSAGTVASVVMGVGLFGGMFLLPVFLQTVMGYDAVKTGLIMLPSGLTVGLMMPIAGILSNRLDPRVPLIGGLGLMGLSLILQSHMTPETPLATIYGWTILRGIGMGLAFPSMNQTALGAVPIQKIGQASGLFNVTRQIGGSFGIAILATILSQRTAFHTAIIGQDAARNGLAGHAVGALKGLMMSHGSNALVAQQQAGAVIGMLASKQAAVLAFQDTFWISGIVMFAGAIPALFLVKQKHRGQAGHAPMAVIE